One Elusimicrobiota bacterium genomic region harbors:
- a CDS encoding DUF134 domain-containing protein gives MARPVKCRFVAREPGVTYFKPQGVPSDGLREIVLGFDELEALRLADLEGLYQEDAAARMQVSRPTFGNIIRSAHAKIAQAIINGKALRIEGGICRMRELRVPCWGRRRKSEPPGD, from the coding sequence ATGGCCCGGCCAGTCAAGTGCCGTTTCGTGGCGCGCGAGCCCGGCGTGACCTATTTCAAGCCGCAGGGCGTCCCCAGCGACGGCCTCCGGGAGATCGTCCTGGGCTTCGACGAGCTCGAAGCGCTCCGGCTGGCGGACCTGGAAGGGCTCTATCAGGAGGACGCGGCCGCGAGGATGCAGGTGTCCCGGCCGACCTTCGGCAACATCATCCGCTCGGCCCATGCCAAGATCGCCCAGGCCATCATCAACGGGAAGGCGCTCAGGATCGAGGGCGGGATCTGCAGGATGAGGGAATTGAGGGTCCCTTGTTGGGGCCGACGGCGCAAGTCGGAACCTCCCGGGGATTAG